In Bacillus sp. FJAT-45037, the following are encoded in one genomic region:
- the guaC gene encoding GMP reductase, whose amino-acid sequence MENVFDYEDIQLVPAKCIVNSRSECDTTITLGKHTFNMPVVPANMQTIIDEKIAVFLAEQGYFYIMHRFEPETRHAFIQDMKSRELIASISVGVKDEEYEFIELLAADQLVPDYITIDIAHGHSNAVINMIQHIKKLLPECFVIAGNVGTPEAVRELEHAGADATKVGIGPGKVCITKIKTGFGTGGWQLAALRWCSKAATKPIIADGGIRTHGDIAKSVRFGASMVMIGSLFAGHEESPGETIEKDGKLYKEYFGSASEFQKGEKKNVEGKKMIVEHKGSLKDTLTEMEQDLQSSISYAGGKTLDAIRHVDYVVVKNSIFNGDKTY is encoded by the coding sequence ATGGAAAACGTATTTGATTATGAAGATATTCAATTGGTTCCTGCAAAATGTATCGTTAATAGCCGTTCTGAGTGTGACACAACGATCACATTAGGTAAACATACATTTAACATGCCAGTCGTTCCGGCAAACATGCAAACAATCATCGATGAAAAGATTGCGGTATTCTTAGCCGAACAAGGTTATTTCTATATCATGCATCGTTTTGAGCCTGAAACACGTCATGCTTTCATTCAAGATATGAAATCACGCGAATTAATCGCTTCGATTAGTGTGGGCGTTAAAGATGAGGAATATGAATTTATCGAGCTACTAGCTGCCGATCAACTCGTGCCAGACTATATCACGATCGACATCGCTCATGGCCATTCCAATGCGGTCATTAACATGATCCAACATATTAAAAAACTTTTACCTGAATGCTTTGTCATTGCCGGCAACGTCGGTACACCAGAGGCGGTCAGAGAATTAGAACACGCTGGTGCGGATGCGACGAAAGTTGGGATTGGTCCAGGGAAAGTATGCATTACAAAAATTAAAACAGGATTCGGTACAGGTGGTTGGCAGTTAGCTGCCCTACGTTGGTGTTCAAAAGCCGCAACAAAGCCTATCATCGCTGATGGTGGGATTCGTACGCACGGTGATATCGCGAAATCGGTTCGCTTCGGTGCTTCTATGGTCATGATCGGTTCCCTATTTGCTGGACATGAAGAATCTCCAGGAGAAACAATCGAAAAAGACGGTAAGTTGTACAAAGAGTACTTCGGTTCCGCTTCTGAATTCCAAAAAGGCGAAAAGAAAAACGTCGAGGGGAAGAAGATGATCGTTGAACATAAAGGTTCTTTAAAAGATACCTTAACGGAGATGGAACAAGATCTTCAATCTTCTATTTCTTATGCAGGTGGTAAAACACTAGATGCAATCCGCCACGTGGATTATGTCGTTGTAAAGAACTCGATCTTTAATGGAGATAAAACATATTAA
- the deoC gene encoding deoxyribose-phosphate aldolase: MSQSVANLIDHTALKPDTTKEQILTLCAEAKEYKFASVCVNPTWVKLAAEQLKEAEGVEVCTVIGFPLGASTPEVKAFETTNAIENGATEVDMVINIAALKDKDNELVERDIRAVVEAAKGSALTKVIIESCLLTDEEKIRACELSVKAGADFVKTSTGFSTGGATVEDIALMRKVVGPELGVKASGGVRDLEGAHAMVKAGATRIGASAGVSIVNGETSNSDY; the protein is encoded by the coding sequence ATGAGTCAATCAGTAGCAAATTTAATCGACCACACAGCATTAAAGCCGGACACAACGAAAGAACAAATTTTAACTCTTTGTGCAGAAGCGAAAGAGTACAAGTTTGCCTCTGTATGTGTAAACCCAACATGGGTTAAGCTTGCAGCTGAACAATTAAAAGAAGCTGAAGGCGTTGAAGTCTGTACAGTCATCGGTTTCCCTCTAGGAGCAAGCACTCCAGAAGTGAAAGCATTTGAAACAACGAATGCAATTGAAAATGGTGCAACAGAAGTAGATATGGTAATTAACATCGCAGCATTGAAAGACAAAGACAATGAACTAGTTGAGCGTGACATTCGTGCCGTTGTGGAAGCAGCTAAAGGGAGTGCGTTAACGAAAGTCATTATTGAATCTTGTCTATTAACAGATGAAGAGAAAATTCGTGCATGTGAACTTTCTGTCAAAGCTGGTGCTGACTTTGTGAAGACATCAACTGGCTTCTCAACAGGCGGAGCAACGGTAGAAGATATTGCGTTAATGCGTAAAGTCGTAGGACCTGAACTAGGTGTGAAAGCATCAGGTGGTGTTCGTGACCTAGAAGGCGCACATGCAATGGTTAAAGCAGGAGCAACAAGAATTGGTGCAAGTGCAGGGGTTTCAATTGTTAACGGTGAAACGTCTAATTCAGACTACTAA